In Leptospira sp. WS58.C1, a single genomic region encodes these proteins:
- a CDS encoding PP2C family protein-serine/threonine phosphatase, producing the protein MHTAKYLFFLLGPIGFLIFLLSLTPWHKEENLRAYKGIIDLRGIQSASSGPVDLSGEWEFFWSQEPGKILESFHGNMTVPGSWNRETELHPSYERLGYATYRLKILLPDVWVGKVLTLSVGTVWSSYRLYLDGEFLGESGTPSTSPKSSVARVQPRSFSFVPSSSQMEVSLFVTNNFARQGGISSPIKLGPSEVMLSTRTRTIFTEIFAFSSLVIMGLYHISLYLYLRSSKAPLYFGFMSMAISLRALVTNTRLLMEFFPSINQNGIQMIEQISMMCATGLYLLFFYETFSVYASKLYVQISLAIISLFIIMTLFGSLEFNSSKVAYFHLFIGITIGYVIYVIFGIDFDKESNSSYILYGSGILFLGVAIDLFYTYILKVSSHQVSHIALVLFVFLQSLVIASDRSSKYKEAKLLTEDLQTMNLELFEMKEKLVQKVEDRTRTLNDTLQQINRELEIAQNVQRKILTPPEREIKGIRFDYVYKPLEKVGGDFLDISEINPGQVRVLLADAVGHGVQASLMTMALKTEYEELKKLACPTHVLKELNGRFLRKFDTLESIFPCFVADIYLEKKEVLYASAGHPDQVLLSPGGNYELLHKTGPILGLFDDLEIEFSTYKFPLGSRLLLFSDGLIENRRKENRWSTVETIASRASTLSNVGLQKLLEELVVMEEKSRGDEQRYDDITIIAIESRETPEYPA; encoded by the coding sequence ATGCACACGGCAAAATACTTATTCTTTTTATTAGGACCCATCGGCTTCCTCATTTTCCTTTTGTCTCTCACCCCATGGCATAAGGAAGAAAACTTACGCGCCTACAAAGGAATAATCGACCTCAGAGGGATCCAAAGTGCAAGTTCCGGCCCGGTAGATCTTTCCGGAGAATGGGAATTTTTCTGGAGCCAAGAGCCTGGTAAGATTTTAGAGTCCTTTCATGGGAATATGACGGTTCCAGGTTCTTGGAATAGAGAGACCGAATTACATCCATCTTATGAAAGGTTAGGTTATGCTACTTATCGATTAAAGATACTTTTACCCGATGTTTGGGTGGGGAAGGTTCTTACTCTAAGCGTAGGTACCGTTTGGAGTTCCTATCGGTTATACTTAGACGGAGAATTCTTAGGAGAATCGGGAACCCCGTCTACTTCACCTAAATCCAGCGTTGCCAGGGTGCAGCCTAGATCTTTTTCTTTCGTTCCTAGTTCCAGTCAGATGGAAGTTTCACTTTTCGTTACGAATAATTTCGCTAGGCAGGGAGGGATAAGCTCTCCGATCAAATTAGGTCCCTCCGAAGTGATGTTATCCACAAGAACAAGGACCATCTTTACCGAAATTTTTGCATTCTCCAGTTTAGTGATCATGGGGCTCTATCATATCTCTTTGTATTTGTACTTAAGATCCAGCAAAGCTCCTCTGTATTTCGGTTTTATGAGTATGGCGATCAGTCTTAGGGCCCTTGTTACAAATACAAGGTTACTGATGGAATTTTTCCCATCTATCAATCAAAACGGGATCCAGATGATAGAACAGATCTCCATGATGTGTGCCACCGGATTGTACCTGCTTTTCTTTTACGAAACCTTCAGCGTTTATGCATCCAAACTATACGTACAGATTTCCTTAGCGATCATTTCGCTATTTATTATAATGACCTTATTCGGTTCTTTGGAATTCAATAGTAGTAAGGTTGCCTATTTCCATTTGTTCATAGGGATCACAATCGGATACGTGATCTACGTGATCTTCGGAATCGATTTTGATAAAGAAAGTAATTCTTCTTATATTTTATACGGTTCCGGGATACTATTCTTAGGAGTTGCGATCGATCTATTCTATACTTATATCCTGAAAGTTTCCTCGCATCAGGTCTCTCATATTGCACTTGTACTTTTCGTTTTCTTACAATCTTTAGTGATCGCTTCGGACCGTTCTTCCAAATATAAAGAAGCAAAACTTCTTACCGAAGATCTACAGACCATGAACCTAGAACTTTTCGAAATGAAGGAAAAATTGGTACAAAAGGTAGAAGATAGGACCAGGACCCTAAACGACACTTTACAACAGATCAATAGGGAGTTAGAGATCGCTCAGAACGTACAAAGAAAGATCCTAACTCCGCCGGAAAGAGAGATAAAAGGGATCCGTTTCGATTACGTATATAAACCTTTGGAAAAAGTTGGAGGGGATTTCTTAGACATCTCGGAGATCAACCCGGGACAAGTGAGAGTACTTTTAGCGGATGCCGTAGGACATGGGGTGCAAGCGAGTCTTATGACTATGGCCTTAAAAACGGAATACGAAGAGTTAAAAAAACTAGCCTGCCCTACTCATGTATTAAAAGAATTGAATGGAAGATTTTTAAGAAAGTTCGATACCTTGGAAAGTATTTTCCCTTGTTTTGTTGCCGATATCTATTTGGAAAAAAAAGAAGTGCTCTATGCTTCCGCGGGACATCCGGATCAAGTGCTTCTTTCTCCCGGCGGTAATTACGAATTATTGCACAAAACAGGTCCAATCTTAGGACTATTCGATGATTTGGAGATCGAATTCTCCACTTATAAGTTTCCCTTAGGAAGCCGTTTATTACTTTTTTCGGATGGACTCATCGAGAACAGAAGAAAGGAGAATAGATGGAGCACTGTGGAAACGATCGCATCAAGAGCTTCCACACTTTCCAATGTCGGTCTCCAAAAACTATTGGAAGAATTGGTCGTAATGGAAGAAAAATCCAGAGGAGACGAACAAAGATATGATGATATCACCATCATCGCGATCGAATCCAGAGAAACTCCGGAATACCCTGCGTAA
- a CDS encoding MaoC family dehydratase, with product MSKIEFDKYEVGQELPPLKVDTVTHAHLVRYAGASGDFNPIHNDPDFARKTGLDGTIAHGMFVMAQIGRLCTSWADQKQIKEFGVTFKAMTKPGQTLTCSGKIKRKKEENGEKLLTVAVEAADESGEVKASGELVVIC from the coding sequence ATGAGTAAGATTGAATTCGATAAATACGAAGTAGGACAAGAACTCCCTCCTTTAAAAGTGGATACGGTTACGCATGCGCATTTAGTGCGTTATGCGGGAGCAAGCGGCGACTTTAACCCTATCCATAACGATCCGGATTTCGCTCGTAAGACCGGATTGGACGGAACGATCGCACACGGTATGTTCGTAATGGCTCAGATCGGAAGACTTTGCACTTCCTGGGCAGACCAAAAGCAGATCAAAGAATTCGGAGTCACTTTCAAAGCGATGACCAAACCCGGACAAACATTGACTTGTTCCGGTAAGATCAAACGTAAGAAAGAAGAAAACGGAGAAAAGCTGCTTACGGTAGCCGTTGAAGCTGCTGATGAATCCGGAGAAGTAAAAGCTTCCGGAGAATTAGTAGTTATTTGCTGA
- a CDS encoding MaoC family dehydratase N-terminal domain-containing protein, with protein sequence MAEKGISKDLIGTKLDSYEFDVERGKIKEFCLAIGETNPIYFDLEAAKKAGYEDIPAPPTFPTVIQFWGYPKIWKDMENMGVDTSRILHLKEKYNYVKTLYPGRVSSQGECVNVTVGKMDTMTFRTTIRNAKGETVIEAEMSIFIRKPEQ encoded by the coding sequence ATGGCAGAAAAAGGCATTTCAAAAGACCTGATCGGCACAAAACTCGACTCCTACGAATTCGACGTAGAAAGAGGAAAAATCAAAGAGTTTTGTCTCGCGATCGGTGAAACCAATCCGATATACTTCGATCTAGAAGCGGCAAAAAAAGCGGGATACGAGGATATTCCAGCTCCTCCTACATTTCCCACAGTGATCCAGTTTTGGGGATATCCTAAAATTTGGAAAGATATGGAGAACATGGGAGTGGATACTTCCAGGATCCTACATCTAAAAGAAAAATATAATTATGTTAAAACTCTTTACCCTGGCAGAGTTTCTTCTCAGGGAGAATGTGTTAACGTTACCGTCGGTAAAATGGATACGATGACTTTCCGCACTACCATTCGTAATGCCAAGGGTGAAACCGTGATCGAAGCGGAGATGTCCATTTTCATCCGTAAACCGGAACAGTGA
- a CDS encoding sulfatase — protein MISFDSKLSRILIPILLCYLYTDCRQIFPGSFSKEEETIIPVWDGLRSLKKPGSVCRGNSEEAIQKIAYHYKKNPSRYSELPLHEKWRNTQLTILKDKRTLLNESRDSLLLFKNGGCDISSEFIIPGAKLYDLQNVVLDFSTTALASSGENVPSSGKLVVKLGDSIVFSEDVQSQGKEWIDHKIKIPESLSKSLEEDPSITWNFEWFPKNQNDLMFVGQPTLYSSVADPELWGPKENVILIVVDALRPDRLGFGGSPVPTSPYLDELASDSIVFENAFSNGNWTKPSMISFFTSKIASELGLGNAWFYSSNLHRKIFYSKKPETLPNHLRSKGYLTASLMNNVFLLDYTGVGVDLGFHKLFQPGKDKDDTELILAESVQFLNENKNRRFFLHININTPHYPYLPEKKYMDILAKKTDPKIWNSYDPYVRKYMAEILYTDEVIGKILEEAKKTGAFDKSWIAVVADHGELQSMEHYYHHHFVAENLHAHGETHYDEEIKVPWIIHPPASEKQNIQKKIFSEQVSLLSLFPTLAGVLGFPCDPNTCDGNDYSKAIYGEEGPQSENFVYTEGRFSESIRTKEYKLIRRYPGYDFVRRTKEGEPHKMSEEFYSLMEDPGELRNLSSTDSSLLTKAREELESHSLKKNVFKLRLPACEKECTRKIEIGIQAGIYKIQSDIPFIENRLEAKSASLTVKQAPGKENILSFYTVEPVFGFRLSVSKDGKQEDYKSGKWGILSEASSKIYRDSPESVASAKVPYEFKTSKLPYFYNDAGLSGNSESSEQAALGKEVRKVLESWGYIHE, from the coding sequence ATGATTTCTTTTGATTCCAAACTTTCTAGAATATTGATCCCGATCTTGTTATGTTATCTTTACACGGATTGTAGGCAAATTTTTCCCGGATCGTTTTCGAAAGAAGAAGAAACCATTATCCCCGTTTGGGACGGACTTCGTTCCTTAAAAAAACCAGGGAGTGTTTGCCGAGGAAACTCGGAAGAAGCTATCCAAAAGATCGCTTATCATTATAAAAAAAATCCGTCCCGTTATTCGGAACTCCCTCTTCATGAGAAATGGAGAAACACCCAGCTTACCATCCTAAAAGATAAACGAACTTTACTGAACGAGTCCCGGGACAGTTTGTTACTTTTCAAAAACGGCGGTTGTGATATCTCGTCCGAGTTCATCATCCCTGGGGCAAAACTTTACGATCTTCAAAATGTCGTTTTGGATTTTTCCACCACTGCGCTTGCTTCCTCAGGGGAGAATGTTCCTAGCTCCGGGAAACTGGTCGTGAAGTTGGGAGATTCGATAGTATTCTCGGAAGATGTACAAAGCCAAGGAAAAGAATGGATCGATCACAAGATCAAGATCCCGGAATCACTTTCCAAGTCCTTGGAAGAGGATCCTTCCATCACTTGGAACTTTGAATGGTTCCCCAAAAATCAGAACGACCTAATGTTTGTAGGACAGCCTACATTGTATTCTTCCGTTGCCGATCCGGAGCTTTGGGGACCTAAAGAAAACGTAATATTGATCGTTGTAGATGCTCTTCGCCCGGATCGTTTAGGTTTCGGCGGATCTCCAGTCCCTACGAGTCCTTATTTGGACGAACTTGCTTCCGATTCCATCGTTTTTGAAAACGCTTTCTCTAATGGAAATTGGACTAAGCCGAGTATGATCTCTTTTTTCACTTCTAAAATCGCATCCGAATTAGGTCTTGGGAATGCCTGGTTCTATTCGAGCAATCTTCATCGAAAAATATTCTATTCTAAAAAACCCGAAACACTTCCGAACCATCTCAGATCCAAAGGGTACCTGACTGCGAGTCTTATGAATAACGTATTCCTACTGGATTATACCGGCGTAGGGGTGGATCTAGGATTTCATAAATTATTCCAACCCGGAAAAGATAAAGACGATACGGAACTTATACTTGCAGAATCCGTCCAATTCCTGAATGAGAATAAAAACAGAAGATTTTTCCTACATATAAACATCAACACTCCTCATTATCCTTATCTGCCCGAAAAAAAATACATGGACATTCTAGCAAAGAAGACGGATCCAAAGATCTGGAACAGTTACGATCCTTATGTCAGAAAGTACATGGCGGAAATCCTTTATACGGACGAGGTTATAGGCAAAATTTTAGAAGAAGCTAAAAAGACTGGGGCTTTCGATAAGTCCTGGATCGCCGTAGTCGCAGACCATGGAGAATTACAATCTATGGAACATTATTACCATCACCATTTCGTGGCGGAAAATCTGCATGCTCACGGTGAAACCCATTACGACGAAGAAATCAAGGTTCCCTGGATCATTCATCCACCTGCATCAGAAAAACAGAATATTCAAAAAAAGATATTCTCCGAACAAGTCTCCTTACTTTCCCTTTTTCCAACTTTAGCAGGGGTTTTGGGATTCCCTTGTGATCCGAATACTTGCGATGGAAACGATTATTCTAAAGCGATTTATGGAGAAGAAGGTCCACAATCCGAAAACTTCGTATATACGGAGGGACGGTTTTCTGAATCGATTCGAACCAAAGAATACAAACTTATTCGCAGATACCCAGGTTACGATTTCGTACGAAGAACCAAAGAAGGAGAACCTCATAAAATGTCCGAGGAATTCTATTCCTTAATGGAAGATCCGGGAGAACTACGAAATCTTTCTTCGACCGATTCGTCACTTCTAACAAAAGCAAGAGAAGAATTGGAAAGTCATAGTTTAAAGAAGAATGTTTTCAAACTTAGATTGCCGGCTTGCGAAAAAGAATGTACTCGCAAAATAGAGATCGGGATCCAAGCCGGTATTTATAAAATACAATCTGACATTCCATTTATAGAGAATAGATTGGAAGCGAAGTCCGCTTCCCTCACAGTCAAACAGGCCCCCGGAAAAGAAAATATCCTCTCTTTTTACACGGTTGAACCTGTTTTTGGATTTCGTTTGTCCGTTTCCAAAGACGGGAAGCAGGAAGATTATAAATCCGGAAAATGGGGAATTCTATCGGAAGCGAGTTCTAAAATTTATAGAGATTCTCCCGAATCTGTGGCTTCTGCAAAAGTTCCTTACGAATTCAAAACTTCTAAATTACCTTATTTTTATAACGATGCCGGTCTTTCCGGAAATTCCGAATCTTCCGAGCAGGCGGCTTTAGGAAAAGAAGTCCGAAAAGTGTTGGAAAGCTGGGGTTATATTCACGAATAG